The genomic region TCTTCCGGCATGGGATGGGCTCCGTGAATTCGGCCGGGGAGGCCTCGGAGCGGGATGCCAGCAGGTGAACCAACGCCTGCACCTGCTGCGGCGTATACATGTAGCCGCAGACTTTGCAGCGATACCAATGCTTCAGGTCCATGGGGCTCTCCCATTGTGTCGAGGAGAGCTCCCCCAGGCGGGAGTTATGGAGAGGCAGATTGTTCGGTGACTCTACGTCTCGACGCGGGCGAACGCGCCGGCCCCCGGACGGGAGCAACTAGAAGGTAGGACGCACGAACGCGGGATGCAAGGGGGAATTTGCCGTGATACGCTCCCCCACATGGCTAAGACACTTCTGCAGTTTGCGCTCGTTGTCGGCACGTTCCTGATCCTGGCCCGCGTCGTTCCCGGCTTCGAGGTGCGCGACTGGGGTGCGGCGGTCATCGCGGCCCTCCTGTTCGGGTTCGTGAATGCGACCCTGGGGCTCATTCTCCGGATCCTGACGTTCCCTTTGATCCTCCTTACCCTGGGCCTCTTCTCCTTTGTGGTGAACGCTCTGATGCTCAAGTTCGTCGCGATCTTGGTGCCGGGCTTCACCATCATCGGCTTCTGGCCCGCGCTCCTCGCGGCGCTGGTCCTCTCCGCGGTCAATATGCTCTTCAAGGCCGCGACCGCGGAGCGCGAGGAGCCGTAGCCGGCCCGTCGCCCGCTCCTCCGCGCAGAACGATCGCTCCATGCTCTCGAGCCGGGTCCCGCGCGACTACACGCCGAACCCGCTCGCGGTCCTTCTGCAAGAAAAGCGCGCGGCCGGGCGACCGATCCTCGACCTCACCGTGACCAACCCGACGTCGGTCGGGCTCCCGACCTTGAGCGTGCGGGCGCTCGCGGCGATCGCCGATCCGGAGGGCGCGAGGTACGAGCCGGATCCCCGCGGACGGCGCGAAGCCCGCGAGGCGATCGCCGCCTACTACGCCGCGCGGGGCACGCCCGCCGGCGGGATCGATCCGGCCAGGATCTTCCTCACCGCGAGCACCAGCGAAGCCTACGCGCATCTCTTTCGACTCCTCTGCGATCCCGAGGACGAGGTCCTCGTGCCGAGACCGAGCTATCCCCTCCTCGCTCCGCTCGCGCGGCTCGAGGGAACGCACCTACGGCAATACCGCCTTGCGTACGACGGGCGATGGGCGCTCGACCTCGACTCGCTCGAGGCGGCGATCGGACCCAAAACGCGGGCGGTCGTCCTGATCGAGCCGAACAACCCGACCGGGTCGTGCCTCTCGCCCACGGAACGGGCGGCCGTGGAGTCAA from Candidatus Eisenbacteria bacterium harbors:
- a CDS encoding phage holin family protein, with the translated sequence MAKTLLQFALVVGTFLILARVVPGFEVRDWGAAVIAALLFGFVNATLGLILRILTFPLILLTLGLFSFVVNALMLKFVAILVPGFTIIGFWPALLAALVLSAVNMLFKAATAEREEP